CGGCCTGCGCCTGGAGATCAAGGGTTCCGATGGCAAGACGATCTTCAGCGACACCTTCCCGCTGCGCGACGTGGCTTCTTAGCCTCTGCCTCGCGCTGCTGCTTCCTTCCGGGGCGCTCGCCGCGTCCGCCTCGACCTACACCTTTTTCCAGGGCACCCAGTACCCGCTCACCGTGGTCCACATCCAGGGCGACCAGCCCGGACCCACGGTCATGGTCCAGGGCGGCATCCAGGGCGACGAAATCTGCGGCGCGGTGACGGCCCAACTGCTCACCGGCTGCCGCCTGCTCAAGGGCAACCTCATCGTGGTGCCCCGGGCCAACCTGCCCTCCATCCACCTGCAACAGCGGCAGGTGAACGTGGACATGAACCGCCGCTTCGACCGGGACTACAACCGCTTCTACGAGGACCGCGTGGCCCGGGTCATCCGCCACCTCCTGGCCGAGTGCGACGGGTTCATCCACCTGCACGAGGGCAGCGGCTTCTACAGCCCCCGGCAGGTGAACGCCCTGCGCAATCCCAACCGCTACGGCCAGTCCATCATCGTGGACGCCGAGTCGCACGCCGGGGTGGACCTGGGCGGGCTGGTGCGCGGGGTGCTGGCGGAACTGAACCCCACGGTGCGGCCCGCCGAGTACCGCCTGGAGCTTTTCGACACCCGGACCTTCGACGTGGGCACGCGCTACCCCGAGATGCGCAAGTCCCTGACCTATTACGCCCTCTCCGTGCTGCACATCCCGGCCGTGGCCGTGGAGGTGAGCAAGAACATCCGGGACATCGGCTGGAAGGTCCGCACCCAGATGGCCGCCACCCGGTTGCTTCTGGCCCACCTGGGCGTGGAGACGGCCATGCCGGACTTCGACGAGGCCGACGTGCAGGCCGCCGCCCGGGTGGCCTCGGCGGTGCGCGTCAACGGCAGTCCGCTGGTTCCCGGCTCGCGCATCCGCCTGGCCCGGGGCGCGACCATCACCGCCGAATCCGGCTCCGGCCCGGGCCGGACCTACTCTCCGGCGGTGGCCGTGTTCGCCTCGGATCGGCCCGGGGTGAACCTGCTGACCACCCCGCGCCTGGCCCTGGAATCCTTCAGCGGCCTGGAGGTCCGGGCCGACGGCAAGCCCGTGGCCCAGGTCCGCGTGGACTGGGAGGCGGGCCGTCCGGCCGCGCCCGAGGGCGGCGGCCCGGTGTTCGTCTGCTGGCTCAACGGCCGCCTCGTGTACGTCAAGAACGGCGAGACGCTGCACGCCGTGGCCGGAGACCAGTTCGTCATCGAGGGCATCCGGGGCGGCAGCCGACGCGAGGTGCTCAACCTCAAGGGCTACACCGCCAATCCCTGGGAGAACGACGGCCAGGACGTGGGCGCGGAGATCATCCTGGATCCCGACAACTTCATGGACAAGTACCGCCAGCGCGCGAACGTTCCGGGCGCGGTGCGCTACGCCGTGGTCCGTGAGACCCCGGGAGCGCCCAAGGCGTCCTTCGACCTGGAGATCGAGCCCCGCCGGGTGGAGGCCCTGCGCCTGCGCGACCACTTCGGCCGCGAGGTGGAGATTCCCTTCAGCGCCGGGAGCGAATACCGGCTGCCCGAGGGCGAGTACGAACTTCTCGGCGCGAGGACCAACGGCGAGCCCGGCAAGCTCATGGCCACGGCGGGCGGCGAGCCGGTGATCGAGGGCCGCAAGCTCCAGGTGGGCGGCGCGCCCGTGGAGATCACCCTGCGCCAGGCCACCACCTTCCAGGAGATGGGCACGCTCACGCTCTCGCCCGGCCGCTGGGCCGAGCTGGCCCCGGCGGCGGAGGCCCGCTCCATGCCCTGAGCCCCCTCTTTACGGGGAGCCCGAAGCGCGTTAAGCAGGTTTTCCGACGGCCGGAGACGGCTGTCCGCTCTTTGATCGATTCGCATCGCATCCGATTGGGGTGTTCCGGCCCGCGGGCCGGAACTGAGATCATACCCATGGAACCTGAAGCAGTTCGGACTGCCGGA
The window above is part of the Desulfovibrio aminophilus genome. Proteins encoded here:
- a CDS encoding M99 family carboxypeptidase catalytic domain-containing protein produces the protein MARRSSATPSRCATWLLSLCLALLLPSGALAASASTYTFFQGTQYPLTVVHIQGDQPGPTVMVQGGIQGDEICGAVTAQLLTGCRLLKGNLIVVPRANLPSIHLQQRQVNVDMNRRFDRDYNRFYEDRVARVIRHLLAECDGFIHLHEGSGFYSPRQVNALRNPNRYGQSIIVDAESHAGVDLGGLVRGVLAELNPTVRPAEYRLELFDTRTFDVGTRYPEMRKSLTYYALSVLHIPAVAVEVSKNIRDIGWKVRTQMAATRLLLAHLGVETAMPDFDEADVQAAARVASAVRVNGSPLVPGSRIRLARGATITAESGSGPGRTYSPAVAVFASDRPGVNLLTTPRLALESFSGLEVRADGKPVAQVRVDWEAGRPAAPEGGGPVFVCWLNGRLVYVKNGETLHAVAGDQFVIEGIRGGSRREVLNLKGYTANPWENDGQDVGAEIILDPDNFMDKYRQRANVPGAVRYAVVRETPGAPKASFDLEIEPRRVEALRLRDHFGREVEIPFSAGSEYRLPEGEYELLGARTNGEPGKLMATAGGEPVIEGRKLQVGGAPVEITLRQATTFQEMGTLTLSPGRWAELAPAAEARSMP